In the Sinomonas cyclohexanicum genome, GATGATCGTCCAGCCAGCATCACGGAACGCACGGTCCCGGCGAGCGTCGCGAAGCCTCTGGGCCTCGTCGTCATGATGGGCCCCCTCGTACTGGATCACCAGTTTGAGGCTCCGGTAGCCCATGTCGCCGGACGGGGAGTAGGGGTCGCAGCATCTCCCCCAGGTCCGTCAGGGTCGCGAGCGGTTGGTCCCTCCCGCCCTCCAGTTCTGCCCGCGGCCGCCGGATGAGCTGATCACCGAGGGCGATACGGAAGGCATCGCCCAGCTCCACGGACAGGTCCAGCCCATGTCCGTGCCGGCGTGGTCATGAGAAGCCCGTCGACGTGGTGGAGCTCTCCGGGGCGAATCCTCGTGTGATGGCCCACGACGCCCATCCTGCGGACACGGGACAAGTGTGCAGGCCTGCTCAGATGGACCATCTCGTGGTCGTCGACCCACGGCGGGAGGAACATTCCTTGGAGGGCCGCAGCGGTCCGGTGCGAGACCCACCCATCATCTGTCACTGCGAGGAGCACCTCGGCCCGTTCGCGCAGGGTCGCGGCATATCCTGCGGGAACGTAGATGCAGCGACTCCACCGTTCAAGGTCTTTGGCGCGCAGCCGGCCCGGACTGACCCCAGCCGCCCGAGCGTCCTGAAAGGTGAACGCCCTGCCTCCGAGGCTCATTGGAAGGTCCCCACGTGCGCTCATGGGGAAAGTCTGCTCGAATCCGCCGCCGCCGGGTCAAAGTTATCCACAGGAACCCGCGGAAGGTGACCTCCAGAACGTGACTCTCAGGTGGTGACTTCCAGATGGTGACTTCCAGATGGTCAGGCCACCGCAACGCCGGCCGCCCGGAGGTCACGGTAGGTTGCCTCAAGGTCTCCGGCGATCCCCGCGCTGAGGCCAGTCAGCACGCGCGTGTCATAGCCTGCCCGGGCCGCGTCGGTGGCGGTCGCCTTGACGCAGAAGTCAGTGGCGATCCCGACGACGTCCACCGCCCGGATGCCCCGCGCACGCAGCCAGGCATCGAGGGTCGCGGAGTCCCCGGATTCGCCCCCCTCGTCTCCGTACTGGGCCAGATGCCCCTCGAACCCCGAGTATGCGGCTGCGTACTGGCCCTTGCGGAACATCGCATCCACCCCCGCGATATCCAGATTCGGATGGAAGTCGGCGCCTGTCGAACCCGCCACACAATGCACGGGCCAGGAATCGACGTAGTCGGGGGCCTCGGAGAAGTGGGGCCCGGGGTCGATGTGCCAGTCCTGGGTCGTCACCACGGCGTCGTACTCGTCCCCGTGGTCGGCGAGGAAGGAGGTGATACGCGACGCCGCGGCAGCACCGCCGTCGACCGCCAGCGATCCCCCTTCGCAGAAGTCGTTCTGGACGTCGACGATCACGAGTGCGCGGGAGGCGGTCATGGTTCCATTGTCCTCTCCGTGCCGGAACACCAGCTGAACGTGACCCCCAGAACGTGACCCCCAGAACGTGGGTGGGGGTCAGCGGCGGCCCACGAACCAGTCCGCGAGTTTGGCGAGGCGCGCCTTGAGCTGCTCCTCGCTCGCCTGGGCAACGGCGGGCCCGCCGCACAGCTCCCGAAGCTTGTTGTGGACCATTCCGTGCGGCGTCCCGGTCCGGGCGCTCCATGCCGAGACGTTCTTCGCGAGCTCGTTGCGCAGGTCCATGAGGCGGCGGTGGTCGGGCACGCCCGATGGGCCGGTCGACGCGGCGGGCCGCGATCGGCGGCGCGAAACCTGCTCCTGCTGCCGCTGGCGCAGGAGGGTGGCGACCTGGTCGGCATCGAGAAGGCCCGGGATGCCGAGGAAGTCGAGCTCCTCGTCCGAGCCCACCTCGCCGCCGGTGCCGAACTCGCCGCCGTCGAACAGCACACGGTCGAAGGCCGCCTGCGACTCGAGCGCCTCGTACTTGCCCTTGGTGAGGGTGTCCGAGGCCTTCTCCTCGCGGTTCGCCTCGTCCATGAGCGATTCCTCGAGGTCCATGAGCCCGTCCTCGTCGTTGGACGGGCGGTCGAGGGCGTGGTCGCGCTCGGCCTCCATGGAGTTGGCCAGCGCCGTCAGCTGCGGCACCGAGGGGAGGAAGACCGAGGCGGTCTCGCCACGGCGTCGTGCGCGCACGAAGCGCCCCACGGCCTGGGCGAAGAACAGCGGAGTCGACGTCGACGTCGCGTACACGCCTACCGCAAGCCTGGGCACGTCGACGCCCTCGGACACCATGCGCACGGCGACCATCCAGCGCTTGCGGCTGTCGGAGAACTCCTCGATCTTGGCCGATGCCTTGGCGTCGTCGGAAAGGATAACGGATGGCGACTCTCCGGTGATCTTCTTCAGCAGGCCAGCGTAGGCGCGGGCGTCCTCGTGGTCGGTGGCGATCACGAGGCCACCGGCGTCCGGCACGGCGCGCCGGACCTCGGTCAGCCGCTTGTCTGCCCCCGCGAGGACGGCGGGGATCCACTCCCCCAACGGGTTCAGGGCCGTGCGCCACGCTTGGGCGGTGACGTCCTTGGTCACGGCGGCCTCGCCGAGGGACGCGGCCATCTCCTCGCCCGCGCTCGTGCGCCAGCGCATCTGTCCGGAGTAGGCCATGAAGATGACCGGCCGGACCACGTGGTCCCGCAGGGCCTGTCCATAGCCGTACGTGTAGTCGGCCCGCGAGCGGCGGATGCCCTCCTTGTCCTCGGCGTACTCGACGAACGGGATCGGCGAGGTGTCCGAGCGGAAGGGGGTGCCGGTGAGGGCGAGGCGGCGCACGGCCGGGTCGAAGGCCTCGCGCAGCCCGTCGCCCCAGGACAGGGACTCACCGCCGTGGTGGATCTCGTCGAGGATCACAAGGGTCCGGGCGGCTTCGGTCTTGGCGCGGTGCAGGAGCGGCTTGCTCGCGACCTGCGCGTACGTCACGGCGACGCCCATGAACCCGCGCCCGTGCGCGCCGTCGGCGTTCTTGAAGTTGGGGTCGATCGCGATGCCCACGCGGGCCGCCGCGTCGGCCCACTGGCGCTTGAGGTGGTCGGTGGGCGCAACGATGGTCACACGGTTGATGGCGCCGCGCTCGATCAGGGTCGAGGCGACGCGCAGCGCGAAGGTGGTCTTGCCAGCGCCCGGCGTGGCGACGGCGAGGAAGTCACGAGGGGCCTGCGCGAGGTACTTGTCGAGGGCCTCCTGCTGCCATGCGCGGAGTTTGGGGGCGGTGCCCCAGGCGGCGCGCTCGGGAAAGGCAGGGGGGAGGGTGGGAGAAGCACCGGGGAGGGTGGGAGACCCACCGGGGACTGACGGAGAAGCGTTCGACGACGAGGACTCACCGAAGAGTGTGTCCGTCACGCGCTCTCCCCCCGGGTCCGCGATGGCGAGGGCACGGCGGCCGGGCGCCTCCCGGACCGTGCACCGGTGGCGGCAGCGAGCAGGGCTGAGACTGCGAGGGACGCGGTGAGGACGGCGAACACGCCGGGCCCCGGAGCCCGTTCCGGGGTGAGCAGCAGGGAGTACAGCGTTCCGGCTCCGGCGGTTCCAATCACTCCACCGAGCATATCGGCCATCTGGAGCGAGGCCGAATTCCGCCCCCGCGTGGCGTCGTCGCTGTAGTCCAGCACGAGGACGGACGTGGTGGACAGGGCCATGCCCATGCCTGCACCGGCCAGGGTCCACGCGCCGGCGAGCAGCCACGGCGTGGCCGCGACCGAGACGACGGCGGCGATGACCGCCATGCATCCCGCGAGCAGCGCGGAGCCGGTGACCAGGAAGCCGGGTTTGGTGAGCCAGCCGCGGGCCTGCGCGAAGGACCCCGCCGTCCAGCCGAGCGCGCCGCCCGTGAGCGCGAGCCCGGCGATCGAGGGCTCGAGCCCGTACCGGTCCACGAGCATGAGCGGGATGAACGCCTCGGCACCGAAGAACGCGAGTGTGAGGAGCCCACGCGCGAGCACGACGGCAGGGAGCCCCCGCGCCACGCGCACGACGCCGCGGGGCATGAGCCGCGGTGCCGTCGCCGCGGCGGTGGCGATCCCGGCAAGCACGACGGCGCCGATCGCCGCGGGCGGGAGCGTGGCCCTCGTGTCGGGGTCGCCCCAGGACTGGGCGGCCCACTGTGCCGCGGCGACACCGGCGGCAAGGAGTACGCCGAGGAGGGCGCGCCGTCGCCCGTCGCGCCTGGAGGCGTGCACCGTGTCTGGCCCCCCGTCCGACCCGACCGGAGCGTCCCCGCGAGGGGCGGGGCCGGGCGCTCCGAGGTGGCGCACCCGCGGCCACGTGAGCGCGACGGCCACGAGC is a window encoding:
- a CDS encoding MFS transporter — protein: MAGEPRERLMAPAYRGLVIGLLATTVCFAFEAMAVTTAMPVVAAALGGEHTYGLAFSLYLTGSLAATAAAGPWCDRAGPRPALLTGLGLMIVGLSLCGGAWDFGIFTLGRAVSGAGAGFLIVPVYVIIGQVLPSALQPVMFGWFSAGWVVPSLVGPYVSGLLAQHASWRWPFLGVAPIVLVAVALTWPRVRHLGAPGPAPRGDAPVGSDGGPDTVHASRRDGRRRALLGVLLAAGVAAAQWAAQSWGDPDTRATLPPAAIGAVVLAGIATAAATAPRLMPRGVVRVARGLPAVVLARGLLTLAFFGAEAFIPLMLVDRYGLEPSIAGLALTGGALGWTAGSFAQARGWLTKPGFLVTGSALLAGCMAVIAAVVSVAATPWLLAGAWTLAGAGMGMALSTTSVLVLDYSDDATRGRNSASLQMADMLGGVIGTAGAGTLYSLLLTPERAPGPGVFAVLTASLAVSALLAAATGARSGRRPAAVPSPSRTRGESA
- a CDS encoding isochorismatase family protein, translating into MTASRALVIVDVQNDFCEGGSLAVDGGAAAASRITSFLADHGDEYDAVVTTQDWHIDPGPHFSEAPDYVDSWPVHCVAGSTGADFHPNLDIAGVDAMFRKGQYAAAYSGFEGHLAQYGDEGGESGDSATLDAWLRARGIRAVDVVGIATDFCVKATATDAARAGYDTRVLTGLSAGIAGDLEATYRDLRAAGVAVA
- a CDS encoding DUF559 domain-containing protein; protein product: MIQYEGAHHDDEAQRLRDARRDRAFRDAGWTIILVRVEDLRDDFSAVIREIRSHLASAAA
- a CDS encoding DEAD/DEAH box helicase, producing MTDTLFGESSSSNASPSVPGGSPTLPGASPTLPPAFPERAAWGTAPKLRAWQQEALDKYLAQAPRDFLAVATPGAGKTTFALRVASTLIERGAINRVTIVAPTDHLKRQWADAAARVGIAIDPNFKNADGAHGRGFMGVAVTYAQVASKPLLHRAKTEAARTLVILDEIHHGGESLSWGDGLREAFDPAVRRLALTGTPFRSDTSPIPFVEYAEDKEGIRRSRADYTYGYGQALRDHVVRPVIFMAYSGQMRWRTSAGEEMAASLGEAAVTKDVTAQAWRTALNPLGEWIPAVLAGADKRLTEVRRAVPDAGGLVIATDHEDARAYAGLLKKITGESPSVILSDDAKASAKIEEFSDSRKRWMVAVRMVSEGVDVPRLAVGVYATSTSTPLFFAQAVGRFVRARRRGETASVFLPSVPQLTALANSMEAERDHALDRPSNDEDGLMDLEESLMDEANREEKASDTLTKGKYEALESQAAFDRVLFDGGEFGTGGEVGSDEELDFLGIPGLLDADQVATLLRQRQQEQVSRRRSRPAASTGPSGVPDHRRLMDLRNELAKNVSAWSARTGTPHGMVHNKLRELCGGPAVAQASEEQLKARLAKLADWFVGRR